From Caldibacillus debilis DSM 16016, a single genomic window includes:
- a CDS encoding MBL fold metallo-hydrolase, giving the protein MAEWCGNIAKISLPTPFPVGDVNVYVVKGEALTLIDAGVKTEAAWQRFTEELGSLRLKPEDIEQVVLTHHHPDHTGLVDFLPQAKVYGHTLCQRWLVRDESFLQEYRDFYRGLFEALSVPPELMGNLRRMEKTLDFAGNRPLDGTLAEGMEVDGLPGWFVIETPGHAQSHISLWNEKEGVLIGGDHILATISSNPMLEPPVSRGAERPKPQLQYNASLKKIKGYPVRLVFSGHGQEVRHVHALIDRRILRQHERAMHVKEMLEDRALTGFEICKNLFPQAYERELGLTMSETVGQLDYLQSIGAIRVEEGEKGEKYFRAAV; this is encoded by the coding sequence ATGGCGGAATGGTGCGGTAACATCGCGAAGATCTCCTTGCCGACGCCCTTTCCCGTCGGCGATGTGAATGTTTATGTCGTAAAAGGGGAGGCGCTCACGCTGATCGATGCCGGGGTGAAAACGGAAGCGGCCTGGCAAAGGTTCACGGAAGAATTGGGCAGCCTCCGTTTAAAGCCCGAAGACATCGAACAGGTCGTTCTGACCCACCATCACCCGGATCATACCGGACTGGTGGATTTTTTGCCTCAGGCGAAAGTGTACGGCCACACCCTTTGCCAGCGGTGGCTGGTCCGCGATGAAAGCTTTTTGCAGGAGTATCGCGATTTTTATCGCGGGCTGTTTGAAGCGCTGTCCGTTCCCCCGGAACTGATGGGAAATTTGCGGAGGATGGAAAAGACGCTGGACTTTGCCGGAAACCGCCCGCTGGACGGGACGCTGGCGGAAGGGATGGAAGTGGACGGCCTACCCGGCTGGTTTGTCATCGAAACCCCCGGCCACGCCCAAAGCCATATCAGCTTGTGGAACGAAAAGGAAGGGGTGCTGATCGGGGGCGACCATATTCTCGCGACCATCTCTTCCAACCCGATGCTGGAACCGCCTGTCTCCCGGGGCGCGGAACGCCCGAAACCCCAGCTCCAGTACAATGCCTCGCTGAAAAAAATCAAAGGGTACCCGGTCCGGCTTGTTTTCAGCGGACACGGCCAGGAAGTGCGCCACGTCCACGCCTTGATCGACCGGCGGATTTTGCGCCAGCACGAACGGGCGATGCATGTGAAGGAGATGCTGGAAGACCGGGCTTTGACCGGGTTTGAAATATGCAAAAACCTTTTCCCGCAGGCCTACGAACGGGAATTGGGCTTAACCATGTCGGAAACCGTGGGGCAGCTCGATTATTTGCAATCCATCGGGGCCATCCGCGTCGAGGAAGGAGAAAAGGGAGAGAAATATTTCCGGGCAGCCGTTTGA
- a CDS encoding SDR family NAD(P)-dependent oxidoreductase, with amino-acid sequence MNDRLRGKTVIITGATGGLGEQIAVRCAESGARLVLIARNGEKLERMKRELGDRFSVSVSAYAADLARREEIEALFPKIERETETVDCLVNNAGFGLFKTTQDITMEEAENMFAVNVFALMALTKFVLPAMLKQRSGHIINIASQAGKIATPKAGVYAATKSAVLSFTDSLRMEVKGTGVFVTAVNPGPMATRFFQTADPSGTYVANLGRWIVPAEKVAEKIVGRMLTDTREINIPVPMNLAAKLYALFPSLVERVGKKAFYKK; translated from the coding sequence ATGAACGATCGTTTGCGGGGGAAAACGGTGATCATTACGGGAGCGACCGGCGGCCTCGGGGAACAGATCGCCGTCCGCTGCGCCGAAAGCGGGGCGCGTCTCGTTTTAATCGCAAGAAACGGGGAAAAACTCGAGCGGATGAAAAGAGAGCTTGGGGACCGGTTTTCCGTCTCCGTCTCGGCTTATGCCGCGGACCTCGCCCGCCGGGAGGAAATCGAAGCCCTTTTTCCAAAAATCGAACGGGAAACGGAAACCGTCGATTGTTTGGTCAATAATGCCGGGTTCGGCCTTTTTAAGACGACCCAGGACATCACGATGGAAGAAGCGGAAAACATGTTTGCCGTCAACGTCTTCGCCCTGATGGCGTTGACCAAATTCGTTCTTCCGGCGATGCTGAAACAAAGAAGCGGCCACATCATCAACATCGCCTCCCAAGCGGGGAAAATCGCCACGCCGAAGGCCGGGGTTTACGCCGCGACGAAGAGCGCCGTTTTAAGCTTTACCGACAGCCTGCGGATGGAAGTGAAAGGAACCGGCGTGTTCGTGACCGCCGTCAATCCCGGTCCGATGGCTACCCGCTTTTTTCAGACGGCGGATCCGTCCGGAACCTACGTGGCCAATTTGGGCCGGTGGATTGTTCCCGCCGAGAAGGTGGCCGAAAAAATCGTCGGCCGGATGTTGACGGACACCCGGGAGATCAACATCCCCGTTCCCATGAATCTCGCCGCCAAGCTCTACGCCCTCTTTCCTTCCCTCGTGGAAAGGGTCGGAAAGAAGGCCTTTTATAAAAAATAG
- a CDS encoding Y-family DNA polymerase, whose amino-acid sequence MANFREAQPPVNYERMPQKRILCIDMKSFYASCAAVMEGLDPRECYLAVVGDEQRMGSVVLAATPRLKKDFGIKTGSRLYEIPKDPRIRIVEPKMSVYMRVSMEITRLFHRYVPKEAIHVYSVDESFLQLDGTARLWGEAYAVAEQIKDELEREFQLPCSIGIGPNMLMAKLALDLEAKKTGIALWTYEDVPKKLWPVAPLREMWGIGSRLERRLNNLGIFSVGQLANYDLKKLEEKFGIIGNQLYYHAWGVDLSEIGAPIMEGQISFGRSQILLRDYKKEEEIRCVILEMCEEVARRAREHGMAGRTISLGIGYSADEGGGGFHRARTVGGPTNVTADLYHVCLGLFKENYSGKTVRQISVTLSNVVPDQFMQLDLFDPNRWKRRQLGYAMDRIRRKYGSGSLLRAVSYTEAGTGRIRAGLIGGHKS is encoded by the coding sequence ATGGCCAATTTCCGTGAAGCGCAGCCCCCCGTGAATTACGAACGAATGCCGCAAAAGCGCATTTTATGCATCGACATGAAAAGCTTTTATGCAAGTTGCGCGGCCGTCATGGAAGGCCTCGATCCGCGCGAATGCTACCTGGCCGTCGTCGGGGACGAACAAAGGATGGGAAGCGTCGTTCTGGCGGCCACGCCGAGGCTGAAAAAGGACTTCGGCATAAAAACCGGTTCCCGGCTGTATGAAATCCCCAAAGATCCGCGCATCCGCATCGTCGAGCCGAAGATGTCCGTTTATATGCGGGTATCCATGGAAATTACCCGGCTGTTCCACCGCTACGTGCCGAAGGAGGCGATCCATGTTTACAGCGTCGACGAAAGTTTCCTTCAGCTGGACGGAACGGCCCGGCTCTGGGGAGAAGCTTATGCGGTGGCGGAACAAATCAAGGATGAACTGGAGCGGGAGTTTCAGCTTCCCTGTTCGATCGGCATCGGCCCGAACATGCTGATGGCCAAGCTGGCCCTCGATTTGGAGGCGAAAAAAACGGGGATCGCCCTGTGGACTTATGAGGATGTGCCGAAAAAATTGTGGCCGGTCGCACCGCTTCGGGAGATGTGGGGGATCGGCAGCCGGCTGGAAAGACGGTTGAATAACCTCGGCATTTTCTCTGTCGGTCAGCTTGCCAATTACGATTTGAAGAAACTGGAGGAAAAATTCGGCATCATCGGCAATCAGCTGTACTACCACGCCTGGGGCGTCGATTTGTCGGAGATCGGCGCTCCGATCATGGAAGGACAGATCAGCTTCGGAAGAAGCCAAATCCTCCTGCGGGATTACAAAAAGGAAGAGGAGATTCGCTGCGTGATTCTGGAAATGTGCGAAGAGGTAGCGCGGCGGGCGAGAGAGCACGGGATGGCCGGAAGGACGATAAGCCTCGGCATCGGATACAGCGCCGATGAAGGCGGAGGCGGGTTTCACCGCGCGCGGACGGTCGGGGGGCCGACGAACGTGACGGCGGACTTGTACCACGTTTGTCTCGGGCTTTTCAAGGAGAATTACAGCGGGAAAACCGTCAGGCAGATCTCCGTCACCCTTTCCAATGTGGTTCCCGATCAGTTCATGCAGCTGGATCTGTTCGATCCGAACCGCTGGAAAAGAAGGCAGCTCGGGTATGCCATGGACCGCATCCGCCGGAAATACGGTTCCGGATCGCTGCTCCGGGCCGTGTCCTACACGGAGGCCGGAACGGGGCGGATCCGCGCCGGGCTGATCGGCGGGCATAAATCGTGA
- a CDS encoding YolD-like family protein: protein MIRDRGRIKWSAMMLPEHVKMLREWAEEEKWEEEKTADEQAREEWDGILSQAVGSRRKVRVNYFRNRRYEMLTGVVRRSDPLARTIELEAEGKTIVLEREKIAGIDWE from the coding sequence ATGATTCGCGACCGCGGCAGGATCAAATGGTCGGCGATGATGCTTCCGGAACATGTGAAAATGTTGCGGGAGTGGGCCGAGGAAGAAAAATGGGAGGAAGAAAAAACGGCCGATGAACAGGCCCGGGAAGAATGGGACGGGATTCTCTCCCAGGCCGTCGGGTCCCGGAGGAAGGTTCGCGTGAATTATTTCCGGAACCGGCGGTATGAAATGCTGACCGGAGTTGTGCGCCGGTCCGACCCCCTCGCCCGCACCATTGAGCTGGAAGCGGAGGGGAAAACCATTGTGTTGGAGCGGGAAAAAATCGCGGGAATCGATTGGGAATAA
- a CDS encoding CDGSH iron-sulfur domain-containing protein → MAKAQIQVNDNGPLRVSGEVELVDAEGKVFATKPVFYLCRCGKSGNKPFCDGTHKKEGFQSAVRVEERE, encoded by the coding sequence ATGGCAAAGGCGCAAATCCAAGTCAACGATAACGGACCTCTGCGGGTCTCGGGAGAAGTGGAACTGGTGGACGCGGAAGGAAAGGTTTTTGCCACAAAGCCCGTATTTTACCTTTGCCGCTGCGGCAAATCCGGAAACAAACCTTTTTGCGACGGCACCCATAAAAAAGAAGGTTTTCAATCCGCCGTCCGGGTAGAAGAAAGGGAATAA
- a CDS encoding hydroxymethylglutaryl-CoA lyase: protein MNNLPRSVTIIEVGPRDGLQNEKGFVPTERKVAFILALKRAGFREMEVTSFVSPKWVPQMKDAGEVVEAVISEGDPVRNLILVPNRKGVERFRKTKAKAAAFFVGVSDTFNQKNINRTTEESLHELAPLIKDLKAEGCFIRVCLSTAFYCPFEGRVPEEKTVQLAEAFAALGADELSVADTIGMASPDESYSLFKKLKERFPDLLLTAHFHDTRKMGLANILAALQAGIDRFDASAGGLGGCPFAPGASGNVATEDVVYMLERMGIRTNIDREKLAEAVDGIAPFLSRPVESADYRLRRGG, encoded by the coding sequence ATGAACAATCTGCCCCGATCGGTGACGATCATTGAAGTCGGTCCGCGGGACGGCCTGCAAAACGAAAAGGGGTTCGTTCCGACGGAAAGGAAGGTCGCTTTTATTCTTGCCTTGAAAAGGGCGGGCTTCCGGGAGATGGAAGTCACGTCCTTCGTTTCGCCCAAATGGGTGCCGCAAATGAAGGACGCCGGGGAAGTTGTGGAAGCGGTGATTTCCGAGGGGGACCCTGTCCGGAACTTGATTTTGGTCCCGAACCGGAAGGGCGTGGAGCGCTTCCGGAAGACGAAGGCGAAGGCCGCCGCCTTCTTCGTCGGGGTGAGCGACACCTTCAACCAAAAGAACATCAACCGGACGACGGAAGAAAGCCTTCATGAACTGGCGCCGTTAATCAAGGATTTGAAAGCGGAGGGCTGCTTCATCCGGGTCTGCCTTTCCACCGCCTTCTACTGCCCCTTTGAAGGAAGGGTGCCGGAGGAAAAAACGGTCCAGCTCGCCGAGGCCTTCGCCGCCCTCGGCGCCGATGAACTGAGCGTGGCGGACACGATCGGCATGGCTTCTCCCGACGAATCCTATTCCCTGTTCAAAAAATTGAAGGAACGCTTTCCCGACCTGCTGTTGACCGCCCATTTCCACGATACGCGGAAGATGGGGCTCGCGAATATTCTGGCGGCCTTGCAGGCGGGCATCGACCGTTTCGACGCCTCGGCCGGCGGGCTTGGCGGCTGCCCCTTCGCCCCCGGCGCCTCGGGAAACGTGGCAACGGAGGACGTGGTGTACATGTTGGAACGGATGGGGATCCGGACGAACATCGACCGGGAAAAATTGGCGGAGGCCGTGGATGGGATCGCCCCCTTCCTCAGCCGCCCCGTCGAATCGGCCGATTACCGGTTGCGAAGGGGCGGCTGA
- a CDS encoding aldo/keto reductase translates to MEKRRLGHSDLYPTKLGLGCMSLGTDEKRARSIIETALELGINYFDTADLYDYGVNETIVGKALKPVRDKVIIATKVGNRWQEGKAGWYWDPSKKYIKEAVKQSLRRLGTDYIDLYQLHGGTMDDPIDETIEAFEELADEGVIRYYGISSIRPTVIREYLRKSRIVSVMMQYSILDRRPEEQAIPMLKEKGVSLIVRGALAKGLLTDRYAEKLSQAKESGYLDYSYPELEKLLPELQRKLGENRSFTAASLHFVWANPVTGTAVVGASSPEQLRENVKAAEEPPLTEEEYAFIRKRTKANIYGLHRIES, encoded by the coding sequence ATGGAAAAGCGAAGATTGGGCCATTCCGACCTTTATCCGACGAAACTGGGGCTCGGATGCATGTCGCTCGGAACCGACGAAAAAAGGGCGAGATCGATCATCGAAACCGCCTTGGAACTCGGGATCAACTATTTTGACACCGCCGACCTGTACGATTACGGCGTGAACGAAACGATCGTCGGCAAGGCGCTGAAGCCGGTCCGCGACAAGGTGATCATCGCCACGAAGGTGGGAAACCGCTGGCAGGAAGGAAAAGCGGGCTGGTATTGGGATCCGTCGAAAAAATACATCAAAGAAGCGGTAAAACAAAGCCTGCGGCGGCTCGGCACGGACTATATCGACCTCTATCAGCTCCACGGCGGGACGATGGACGATCCGATTGACGAAACGATCGAAGCCTTCGAAGAATTGGCCGACGAAGGCGTCATCCGCTATTACGGCATCTCCTCCATCCGCCCGACGGTCATCCGGGAATATTTGCGGAAATCCCGCATCGTCTCCGTCATGATGCAGTACAGCATCCTCGACCGGCGGCCGGAGGAACAAGCGATTCCGATGCTGAAAGAAAAAGGGGTCAGCCTGATCGTCCGCGGGGCGCTGGCGAAAGGCCTGTTGACCGACAGGTATGCCGAAAAGCTCAGCCAGGCGAAGGAAAGCGGTTACCTCGATTATTCCTATCCCGAACTGGAAAAATTGCTCCCCGAACTGCAAAGGAAACTCGGGGAAAACCGGAGCTTCACCGCGGCGAGCCTCCATTTCGTCTGGGCGAACCCGGTGACAGGGACGGCCGTCGTCGGGGCGAGTTCCCCGGAACAGCTTCGGGAGAACGTAAAAGCGGCGGAAGAACCGCCGTTGACCGAAGAAGAATACGCCTTTATAAGGAAGAGGACGAAGGCGAATATCTACGGCCTGCACCGCATCGAATCCTGA
- a CDS encoding NUDIX hydrolase, which produces METYEEKTLNRKTIFEGRVITVHLDEVSLPDGKTSTREIVEHPGAVAVIAFTDEGKMVMVRQYRKPLNRALVEIPAGKIDRGEQPEACARRELEEETGYVCAKLTHLVSFYTSPGFCDEILHIYLAEGLTKAEGRHLDEDEFLDLLEVTFEEAENLVKKGEIMDAKTIYAWQYWKALRETGK; this is translated from the coding sequence ATGGAAACCTACGAAGAAAAGACATTAAACCGGAAGACGATCTTTGAAGGGCGGGTGATTACCGTCCACTTGGATGAAGTTTCGCTGCCCGACGGAAAGACGAGCACGAGGGAGATCGTCGAGCATCCGGGGGCGGTTGCCGTCATCGCCTTTACCGACGAAGGCAAAATGGTCATGGTCCGGCAGTACCGGAAACCTCTGAACCGGGCGCTGGTGGAAATCCCGGCCGGAAAAATCGATCGGGGCGAACAGCCGGAAGCATGCGCCCGGAGGGAACTGGAGGAAGAAACGGGATATGTTTGCGCGAAGCTGACCCATCTCGTCTCCTTTTACACTTCGCCCGGATTTTGCGACGAAATCCTCCATATTTATTTGGCGGAAGGGCTGACGAAAGCGGAAGGGCGGCATCTCGACGAGGACGAATTCCTCGACCTGCTGGAGGTCACCTTCGAGGAAGCGGAAAACCTGGTAAAGAAGGGCGAGATCATGGACGCAAAGACGATTTACGCCTGGCAATACTGGAAAGCTTTGCGGGAGACGGGGAAATAG
- a CDS encoding endonuclease Q family protein, with product MERKFADLHIHIGRTKTGRPVKITGAKTLTLTNILHTAKNRKGIDIVGVIDCHSPEVIAEIGELMERGQLIERGEGGLLFEEKILLIPGSEVEVHDRFSRGPIHALCYFPTLERMKQFSEWLSGQVKNIHLSSQKIRATGRQLQRTVKELDGLFIPAHVFTPFKSLFGKGVEKNLAEVFDPDAVDAVELGLSSDTAMADGLKQLHRYPFLSNSDAHSLGKIAREYQALAVASLSFSETVKAIKGQGGRRILANYGLNPLLGKYYRTVCASCLQPSAPSGRCPRCGSDKIIPGVSDRIRELSDAGERPARPPYIHQVPLEFLPGIGAKTLEKLLERFHTEMAVLHDAREEELLEVLPERTVSFILKARRGELPIAAGGGGRYGKVAGG from the coding sequence ATGGAACGGAAATTCGCCGATCTCCATATCCACATCGGCCGGACGAAGACGGGCCGGCCGGTGAAGATCACCGGCGCCAAAACGTTGACGCTGACGAATATTTTGCATACGGCCAAAAACCGGAAAGGGATCGACATCGTCGGCGTCATCGACTGCCATTCCCCGGAAGTGATTGCGGAAATCGGGGAGCTGATGGAACGGGGGCAGTTGATCGAACGGGGAGAGGGCGGGCTGCTATTCGAGGAAAAGATTTTGCTCATCCCCGGGAGCGAGGTGGAGGTCCATGACCGCTTTTCCCGCGGCCCGATCCACGCCTTATGCTATTTCCCGACATTGGAAAGGATGAAGCAGTTTTCCGAATGGCTTTCGGGGCAGGTAAAGAACATCCATTTGAGCTCGCAAAAAATTCGGGCGACGGGCAGACAATTGCAACGGACGGTCAAGGAACTGGACGGGCTGTTCATCCCCGCCCACGTGTTCACCCCGTTCAAAAGCCTGTTCGGCAAAGGGGTTGAGAAAAATCTGGCGGAAGTTTTCGACCCGGACGCCGTCGACGCCGTAGAGCTGGGCCTCAGTTCCGACACCGCCATGGCCGACGGTCTGAAACAGCTGCACCGCTATCCCTTTTTGTCCAACTCCGACGCCCATTCCCTCGGGAAGATCGCCAGGGAATACCAGGCCCTTGCCGTCGCTTCCTTAAGTTTTTCCGAGACGGTGAAGGCGATCAAAGGGCAGGGGGGAAGGAGGATTTTGGCCAATTACGGCCTGAACCCGCTGCTGGGAAAATATTACCGGACCGTCTGCGCCTCCTGCCTCCAACCCTCCGCCCCTTCGGGCAGATGCCCCCGCTGCGGTTCCGACAAGATCATCCCCGGCGTCAGCGACCGGATCCGGGAGCTGTCCGACGCCGGGGAAAGGCCCGCGAGGCCCCCTTATATCCACCAGGTGCCTTTGGAGTTTTTGCCGGGAATCGGCGCGAAGACCCTGGAAAAATTGTTGGAACGCTTCCATACGGAAATGGCCGTTTTGCATGACGCCCGGGAGGAGGAACTGCTGGAGGTCCTTCCGGAACGGACGGTTTCCTTTATTCTGAAGGCGCGGCGGGGAGAGCTCCCGATTGCAGCCGGCGGCGGGGGAAGATACGGAAAAGTGGCCGGCGGATGA
- the spoIIM gene encoding stage II sporulation protein M — MGTLQRRNRLAGHLREHASMYIFHTVLLVMGVIFGAVIVNSLSATQKQDLFYFINEFFVQMKNGEIVSAKEVFSHTLAYNSKFIGIIWLLGISMIGLPIILVMLFLKGMVVGFTVGFLVQQMGLSGFLLSVAAVLPQNFIALPVYIFVVVAAVAFSLQMIKKLFVKRFYQPFAPMLLRYILVYGAANLLLCAAAVIEGYLTPLLMRAVLSLFHH, encoded by the coding sequence ATGGGAACTCTGCAGCGGAGAAACCGGTTGGCCGGGCATTTGCGCGAGCATGCTTCCATGTACATCTTTCATACGGTGCTCTTGGTGATGGGGGTCATATTCGGGGCCGTCATCGTCAACAGCCTGAGCGCAACCCAAAAGCAGGATCTCTTTTATTTTATCAATGAATTTTTTGTCCAAATGAAGAACGGGGAGATCGTATCCGCAAAGGAGGTCTTTTCCCATACCCTCGCCTATAACAGCAAATTTATCGGGATCATTTGGCTCCTGGGCATTTCCATGATCGGGCTGCCGATCATTTTGGTGATGCTGTTCCTCAAAGGGATGGTCGTCGGTTTCACCGTCGGGTTTTTGGTGCAGCAGATGGGCCTGTCCGGCTTTTTATTGTCGGTGGCCGCCGTCCTTCCGCAGAACTTCATCGCCCTGCCGGTGTACATTTTCGTCGTCGTTGCCGCCGTCGCCTTCAGCCTGCAAATGATCAAAAAATTGTTCGTCAAGCGCTTTTACCAGCCCTTCGCCCCGATGCTCCTCCGGTATATTCTCGTTTACGGGGCGGCAAATCTTCTCCTGTGCGCCGCCGCCGTCATCGAAGGCTATCTCACGCCCCTCCTCATGCGGGCCGTTTTGTCCTTGTTCCATCACTGA
- the fur gene encoding ferric iron uptake transcriptional regulator — protein sequence MENRLDRIKKQLHTASYKLTPQREAIVRVLLEHEAEHLSAEDVYLYIKEKSPEIGLATVYRTLELLTELKIVDKINFGDGVSRYDLRQEGAKHFHHHLVCIECGSVEEIQEDLLGEVEEIVEKNWHFQIIDHRLTFHGICRRCQEKATGGEKNKKAASI from the coding sequence ATGGAAAATCGCCTGGATCGGATCAAAAAACAATTACATACAGCCAGTTACAAGCTGACCCCTCAACGGGAAGCAATCGTCCGGGTTTTGCTGGAACACGAAGCCGAGCATTTGAGCGCGGAGGACGTGTACCTCTACATTAAAGAAAAATCCCCGGAAATCGGCCTTGCTACCGTTTATCGCACGCTGGAGTTGCTGACCGAACTGAAAATCGTCGATAAAATTAATTTCGGAGACGGGGTTTCCCGGTACGATCTGAGGCAGGAAGGCGCCAAACATTTCCATCACCATCTCGTTTGCATCGAATGCGGCTCCGTGGAAGAAATTCAAGAGGATTTGCTCGGGGAAGTGGAAGAGATCGTGGAAAAGAACTGGCATTTCCAGATCATCGACCACCGGCTGACGTTCCACGGCATCTGCCGCCGCTGCCAGGAAAAAGCGACGGGCGGCGAAAAAAATAAGAAAGCCGCCTCCATCTGA
- a CDS encoding YqzK family protein, giving the protein MKKMLAILWQTLKVFILFLGCTIFFYYAMMWVNEEYQNRHRYDEPEGDAVKVSIESGGFESDDLFQRLFLFYLIGE; this is encoded by the coding sequence ATGAAAAAAATGTTGGCGATTCTTTGGCAAACCTTGAAGGTGTTCATCCTCTTTTTGGGATGTACGATTTTCTTCTACTATGCTATGATGTGGGTGAACGAGGAATATCAAAACCGGCACCGCTACGACGAACCGGAAGGAGATGCGGTCAAGGTCTCCATTGAATCGGGAGGCTTTGAAAGCGACGATCTTTTCCAGCGATTATTCCTGTTTTATCTGATAGGGGAGTAA
- the xerD gene encoding site-specific tyrosine recombinase XerD translates to MDDHIRDFLHFLTVEKGLAENTIEAYRRDLKKYALFLKETFQIADPKEITRIHILQFLGKLRGEGKSTKTLARHIASIRSFHHFLLRDRIVDTDPTLHIDSPKPERNLPRVLNQKEVEQLLNSPDLSTEYGIRDKAMLELLYATGMRVSELVRLNLDDVYLSMGFVRCIGKGNKERIIPLGKHAARAVENYLRHSRPKLAKKRQTEALFLNHHGQRLTRQGFWKILKQLAEKAGIKTPLTPHTLRHSFATHLLENGADLRAVQEMLGHADISTTQIYTHVTKTRIKDVYRKYHPRA, encoded by the coding sequence GTGGACGATCATATCCGGGATTTTCTCCATTTTTTGACCGTGGAAAAGGGACTGGCGGAAAATACGATCGAGGCTTACCGGCGGGACTTGAAAAAATACGCCCTGTTTTTGAAGGAAACGTTCCAGATCGCCGATCCGAAGGAGATTACGAGAATCCATATTTTGCAGTTCCTGGGGAAGTTGAGAGGGGAAGGGAAATCGACGAAGACCCTCGCCCGCCACATCGCATCCATCCGATCCTTCCACCACTTTTTATTGCGGGATCGCATCGTGGACACCGATCCGACCCTCCACATCGATTCGCCGAAACCGGAAAGGAATTTGCCCCGCGTTTTAAATCAAAAGGAAGTCGAACAGCTGTTGAATTCGCCGGATTTGTCGACGGAATACGGCATCCGCGACAAGGCGATGCTGGAACTGCTGTACGCGACGGGAATGCGGGTCAGCGAGCTCGTCCGGTTGAATTTGGACGATGTCTATCTGTCCATGGGCTTTGTGCGCTGCATCGGAAAGGGGAACAAGGAACGGATCATTCCCCTCGGCAAACATGCCGCCCGCGCCGTTGAAAACTACTTGCGGCATTCCCGGCCGAAGTTGGCGAAGAAGCGGCAGACCGAGGCGCTGTTTTTGAACCATCACGGCCAAAGGCTCACCCGTCAAGGCTTTTGGAAAATTTTGAAGCAGCTGGCGGAAAAAGCGGGGATCAAAACGCCCCTGACCCCGCACACCCTCCGCCATTCCTTCGCCACCCACCTTTTGGAGAACGGGGCCGACCTGCGGGCCGTCCAGGAAATGTTGGGGCACGCGGACATCTCCACGACGCAAATCTATACCCATGTGACGAAGACGAGAATAAAAGATGTCTATCGAAAATATCATCCCCGGGCGTAG